Below is a window of Sporosarcina ureae DNA.
AAATGACAGACGTGATTGGCGCAGAACTAAACTTTGTTGAAGAAATGAAGAACGGCCGAGGTTTCGCTGAACGATTTCCCGACATGGCAGGGGTCAAGTTCCCAGTTTATTATGATGAATATACAACTAAAAAGGTTCTTGTAATGGAGTGGATAGAAGGCTCCAAAATAACTGACATTCCTTTTTTAGAAAAACATCATATCGATCGTAAAAAATTATCTGATCGCTTGTTTCGATTGTTCTTGGAACAAATTCTTGAAGGTGGCCAATTCCATGCTGATCCACATGGCGGCAATATACTCATACGTTCAGATGGCACGCTTGTATTGATCGATTTCGGCATGGTCGTCAATATTACACAGGAAAATGCAGATGCAATGTTCGTAGTCACAGAAGGTGTCATTTTCAAGCAATACGACAGAGTTATCGATGGCTTGGAGACGATGAACTTCTTACTCCCTAACGCGGATCGAAAAGTGCTGGCCAACGCCATCGAGAAAGTCGTGAAAGCATACGAATCAAATGATTTATATGATATGAATGGGCTCGTTGTGGAGAATCTTCTTCGGGATCTGCAAGTGATTGTCCGAACACAACCTGTACAAATGCCAGCTGACTTCGCTTTTCTTGGTCGCGCAGTATCCGTATTTGTTGGTGTTCTCTATATACTAGATCCCACAATCGATTTACTCGCTATCACTAAACCGCGTTTAGTAGAATGGGCTAAGCAGAAGAGTAAAGATAAAAATCCGTTTACTAACCCTAAAGAGTTTCAGCGCTCGTTATTAAACGGTGTAGGGCAGATTCGAAGTTTTGGACCAAGAATTTCTTCGTTTTTGGAGCAACCTGCAGCAATCCATAGCTATATGAAACAACGCGATATAGACCATCGCAAATTCCAAATAAAGATGCAGAACCGTTTATTCGCAGGTATTGTAGCAGTGGGCTCTTTCGGTACTCTTGCATATAGTTTACTTGACGATTATTCTACATTAGCAATAGGCTCAAGTATTGTTCTAGTGATTTCCTTCTGGCGATATCGTCGGCTAGAAAATTAAAAAACTCAGAGTTTATAATAAACCCTGAGTTTTTATTATGCATTTATTCGTTTTTGTACATAAGCTTTTAAACCTTCTGTTGAATAGACATCACGTTTCGGTATAATATATGCGCTAACAGTACTAATGTAAATATAAAAGTACTCAGCATCTTCAATCAGATCCTTTACACCAATCCACTGTACATTCGTTTCACCAACTACTGTTTTATCATTTATACCCGCCTTATTCATTTTCATTGAATGTTTTCCAACAAGACCTTCATTTTTTCCAGCTTTCAGCATCTTACCAACTTGTCGCGTGATGTGGAAATAGAAATACTTTGGATATAACATCACCCATAAAATAGCGGTCAAACCAAACGTTGCAAACAGCGGGCCTCTTGGCATGTCTGTAAAAACAGACAAAAAGTAAGCAAACAATAAAAATATGAGTGGGGATATATATCGTTGCCACTGTAGTGAGTTTTTTCCCACCTTGGAATGTTTCACATGGTATAGATTAAATGCAACAACATCTTCCTCGGTCAATTCATACTCAATCTCCATCTGTTCCTCCTGCTAAGTGTGCCGTATCATTCAACAATACACAACTTTTCTTTTCTACATCTATCACTGTTAAGGAAGTGTTATCGATCTTTACAGCATAATTTTCATCTTCCAACAATGCAACAACTATTCGTTTAATAAAACTTCCATGACTGACGAAGAGTAGACGCTGATTAGGATACTTTTGAACCTGTTCATTCACAAATTCAAGACCTCTAGCCACTACACTCTCTCCAGTCTCAAACTGCAAATCCAATTCCTTCCACAGTGGTCCCCACTTCTGCTGGCGTTCTTGTTCCGTCGTGCCTTCAATCATTCCACCACTTCGCTCACGCAGACGTTGATCTTCTATAACTTCTATCCCGGACTGCTCTGCAAGTAGATCCGCTGTTTGTTTAGCGCGAGTCATCGGGCTCGTGAAAATGATATCCCAATCTTCATCTGCCAAGCGTGATGCTAACATCTTCGCGGCCTCTATCCCCTCTTCGTCCAAAGGAATATTCGAACTCCCTTGTGCGCGGCCTTCTTTATTCCAAGCAGTCACACCGTGTCGAACAAAACCTACGATGGTCAATGAAATCCCTCCTAGATATTAGGTCTGAAAGCTGGTGTTCTTTTTATCCATAGATAATTAAGTGCTACTCCAAGCATTAATACAAATGCACCGAAATAGAAAGGATAATCCACATCGACATCGAACAACGCTCCACCTATAATGGGTCCAAACACATTTCCAATACTAGTGAACATCGAGTTCATACCGCCAACAAATCCTTGTTCATTGCCAGCAACTTTAGATAAATAAGAAGTTGCTGCAGGTCGTATTAAATCAAACCCTACAAAGATGATCATCGTAACGGCCAATACAGCAAAATAACTCTGTACGAACGTCGCGAGGAAGACTAAAATCGAAGAAAATATCAGACAAAAGAAAATCAAACGTTTCTCCCCTATTGTCCTGGCAAGCTTATCGAATAATAGTACTTGCGCAACAGCCCCAACTAGACCGCTCCCTGTAATGATGATCGCAATATCTTTTGGTGTAAATCCAAATTTATGATCCACAAACAAACTAAAAATCGATTCAAACGATGCGAGACCAAAAGATAGTATTAAAATAATGATAAAAACGATGAAATAATGACGGGCAAAAATCCTCTTTAATCCAGGCTTAGTTACATCCTCTGCAACTGCTTCTTGATATCGTTCTGGTTCACGCAAAGCGATAAAAGAAAAAATTGCTGCGACCAAGGCGAGTCCACCTGCAAAGAAGAAAGGAACCCGCGTACCATATCCAGCTAAAAACCCACCAATACCCGGCCCTAATATAAAGCCTGTGGAAATCGCGGCAGACATAAAACCGAGCGCTTTAGAGCGCGTTTCCATCGTCGTAATATCCGCAATAAACGCTGTAACGGCTGGCATAATGAAAGCCGCACTGATTCCACCCAAAATTCGGGAAGCAAACAGCACTGGCAATGTTTGTCCTACTCCAAATAAAAACTCTGATGAACTAAAAATGATCAAGCCAATGACAATCATCTTTTTTCGACCAAATGTATCGACCCATCTCCCTGATAAAGGAGAAACTAGCAACTGCGCCATGGCAAAGACTGCCACCATATAGCCCACCACTGTACCTGTTATATGTAATTCATTCATTAATCTAGGCATGACAGGAATGACTAATCCAATTCCTAAAAAGGCGATCAGTAAATTCGTCAACAATAGCCCTAATGTGATAGATTCCTTTTTCATTTACTCTCTCCTACGTTCATTCTATGTTGATATTGGAACATCATAGCAAGCGTGGAATGAAGTTACAAGAAGAAAAGATTCGATCTTTTATTGATTTCACCACTTTAATTGCAAAAACTGTCGAATGAGATGTTGACGTGCACTTGCCTGTAGTGGCCAGCTTTCAATTTCGGTCAAAACTTGATCTCGTGTGCTAAATCCTTTGACGAAACCATTCAATCTAGCAGCAAATGTTGAATCCGTTAACGACTCTTCAGAAGTATATAGAGGATGTAACTGCTCCAAAACATTTGGGTAGCGCTTCAAATAGTATTTCTGATGACGTGCTTCAGCTAGTGTGAATTGTTCTAATCGCGTGATTTCCGTTTCAATCTGCTCCCCAAGCTCCTTCTCCATTTCATTTTTCACTTGAATAATCATCTGTTTTTGTTGATCAGTACGATAACGCAATGAAGAGACGTATTGTTGTCCTTTATATTGATCTCGATTAGGATAGTGATTACGCCAAAAATGAAGTAGTATTTCTTCGTATGAAATAATCTTCGGATCGTAATCGATTTCCACGGTTTCAGTATGATCTCCGATTGTCTTATAAGTGGGGGCAACCGTAGTACCGCCTGCATAGCCCACCCTTGTCCTTATTACCCCCTGTAAGCTACCGAAGCGTGCTTCAGGACCCCAAAAGCAGCCCATTCCAAATGTTGCAGTTTCCATTTCCCTGTTCTGTACTAGTTCTTTTTCCATTTCACTGATAGTTAGCAAGTCGAACCACTCCCTCGTATTAATCTCACTATAATGGAAATATAAATATAAAAAAGAGTCCATTTAGAGGTGGACTCTGTAAGAAATGCATCAAGATTTCCTGTGCTTTTTCCAATCATCTTCAAGCATACTATATACAATTAAGTCATGATAATGATCATACAAGTACTCGCCATCACGAATGATTCCTTCTTTCTTAAACCCTAATCGTTCAGGAATCGCTCGACTTCTTTTATTTTCCGTACCACAGCGAATTTCTACGCGATGTACATTGTATTCGTCAAAAGCATAGTCAAGCAGTGAGGAGACCACGGCATGCATAATACCTTTTCCTTGATATGCCTCTGCTAGCCAAAAACCAATACTTGTTTGCTTATTTACATAGTTTACTGAATGAAATCCTGCGAAGCCAGCTAGGTCTCCTTTATACAGAATCCCCGCTTGAAATCCATCTTCTTCAGCAAACTGCTGTAACCAAGCTTCAATAATAGGACCGTACTGATCCGCATCAGTCATGGAATCCACCCACGGCAACCACTCCCGCAAATGTTCTCTTGACTCATCAACCAAGGCAAATAACACTTCTGCGTCTTTCTGTCCTACAAGTTTTAATGAAATATCCTCTGATACTTGATGCACGAACATATCCTAACCCCTTTCACTGGCAGTTACTTTATCCCGTTCCCATCTCTTATATACCTACTTTAAGTCTGCCAGAAAAGAAAGTCAACTTAGGTATTTGTAATAATGAGAGAATGAAAGGTCCATCCTGATTAAATATTTTTACCCACTTTTAGTATTCCCTAGCAATGCATTATTCATCGCGGATATCTAACCCCAACATTGAGGCGAATTGAATTGCTTGCAAAGAAGATACAATACAACCTTCTAATTCTTTTAATGATACAGTCATACTTTCGAATTCTGAAGTCTTAATCTCCACACCTTTCAATGGGGTTTCATCAAAACTAGCAGAATCCAGATTGCTTTCTATAAAGTAGGTATGTTTCAGTTTACAATCAAAGAAATCTGCATCTTTAACGAGACATTTGTCGAACCAGACCCTTTCCCATTTCGCATGAACAAACGCAGAAAGATTGCATATACATTCCTCAAACAAGACATCTGTGAATCGAGAATTTGTAAAGTTCACGCCTAGCATTTTGCAATTATGAAAGCTTACTCGATGAATGCTTATACCGGTCAAGTCCGCATTAGAAAAATCACAGTTTTCAAACCGAACATCTGTAACAAAAAGTTCAGGTAGAGAGGCTCCTTGAAAACTTGAATTCTTAATAAGCATGCTAGTTAATTGAACACGCTCAATTTCTTGTCCATCTAGTCTTTCATCGACTATACATGCATTCTGCAAAAAGGGATCTTCATCATGTCGTACATCCTGTAGCTGTACGGATAGTAAGTGATCAGGAATTTTTGGTTGATTGCGCTTCATTTTATTTTCTCCTTTTCTTCAGGCTTTCCCAAAAGAATTATGGCCCAGTAAATGGTACTATTATAAAAAGAGGTGACGATAATGGAAATTAATGATCAAGCACGTAAAGAACTATTAGCGCAAGTAGAAAAGTTATCAGATGAAGAGATCAATAAAAAGCCTTCCGAAAACGAATGGTCCGTCAAACAACTTTTACAACATCTGTATTTGATGGAAGGTGGAGTCACTAAAACTATTCAGAAGCAGCTAGCTTCCGATGAGCAGAATATCACAACAGACAAGCCGATTCAGCTTACAGTAGATCGATCAACCAAAGTAGATGCACCTGACTTCGCTACACCGACAGATGACTATTCTACGCTAGCTGAATTAAAGTCTAAGCTTTCCGCTACTCATACCGCTTTACGTGAAGTTGCCGATAGTGCAACAGAAGATCAATTAGCAGTGAAATCTTATCCGCACCCTGTTTTTGGTGAAATGAGCCTTACACAGTGGATTCCATTTGTCGGTTATCACGAGTTGCGTCATATTGAACAAATTAAAGAAGTTAAAAATCAAATCGGTATCTGATAAAGGCCCCCACTACGTATCATCAGTATAGTGGGGGTCATTTTATTTTCTATCGATATAAAAAATTGCTTGCTGAATACTTGAATATGTTTTCAACTCTTGATTCGGATCTTTAGCTGCCACCAACTTACGCGCTAGATCTGGAGAGACTCCCGTGACATATAAACTGCTGCCCATAAGCTCCAGAACTTGTTGTATTTCCAAAAGACGCTCTATAGAAGTTTCTTCATGCCAATAGAGACCCGTAACATCAACCATTACATGATCCACTGCTTGAGAGTGGACAAAACTACTTAACTTCTCGATTAGCAAATCAAATCGTTCTTCATTCATCTGACCGATCAACGAAACAGCTGCCAAATTATCGTAAATCATCATAATAGGAAGCATAAGCTGTTCAATCTCATGATCTTTGCTGTGAAGCTCTTCTATTTGTTTGTATTGTACAGAAACGTCTGTCTGTGTTCCAATAAAGAAATTCTTTCCTTCAATAGTGATAGGACGGATGCTTAAGCGATTCCAAAATAGACTACCATCCTTTTTATAGTTTTTTATCACAACTGTAAGAGGATTTCTTTCTGCTACCGCCCTTCTAATTTTCATCACAGTAGACGGATCCGTATCCTCTCCTTGTAGAAATCTGCAATTTCGCCCCAATACCTCATCTTCGGTAAAGCCCGTCATAGTTTCGAACGTTTTATTCACAAAAATTATAGGATTGTCGTCTTGTGATGCATCTGTCACGATTGCTGAAACTCTACTTCCGTTAATTAACGCTTCCATTAACTGTTTTTGTATCGTGTCTGCTAAATTCTTTATTTTTCACACATCCCGTCGTTTTCAATAGATTCTTTTATTTATAGTAGCATATTCTTCTATATAAGACTTAGAAATATGAATAATCTATCTTCATCAATAGAAGTAAACTGTAAATGTCTCATTGAACACGATAATTTACTTGAAGACTTTTTCAACTGATAGAATAAAAAAACTCCCCTGACTTTTCAATAGTCAGAGGAGTTTCTATCTTATACACGTGCAACTTGCATCTCGTTAAATTCTTTTTCTGAGCACAAAACAAAGTGTTCAGGAGCAACTTCACGAAATTCCACTTTATCCTCTGGTTCGTATTGATGATCTTTCGGATTATACGGATGGCGTACACGTGACCGCTCATAAACTGGGTCCGGTAAAGGAATTGCTGACAGTAGAGACTTCGTATAAGCATGCATCGGATTTCGGTATAATTCATCCGCTGGAGCCATCTCTACCAGTTTACCAAAGTACATTACACCAATGCGATCGGAGATATATTTAACCATTGATAAATCATGGGCAATGAATAAATATGTCAAGCCTTTCTCTTCCTGTAATTCCTTCAACAAGTTTACAACTTGTGCTTGAATAGAAACGTCGAGTGCCGATATTGGCTCATCCGCAATGATGAATTCGGGATCTACGGCTAATGCACGAGCAATTCCGATACGTTGACGCTGACCACCTGAGAACTCATGGGGGTAACGTTCAGCGTGTTCACGATTCAACCCAACAGTTTCAAGCAAATCAATTACTCGTTGCTTGCGGTCTGCTTTGCCTTTTACTAGACCATGTATATCGAGTCCTTCAGCGATAATATCTAGCACTTTCATTCTCGGATTCAATGAAGCGTAAGGATCTTGGAAAATCATTTGCATCTTTCTATTCAATACGTGATTTTCCTTTTTACTTTTCGGTGCGTGTACATCTACACCATTGTAAAGAACTTGACCCGCTGTCGCGTCATATAATCGGATCATAGTACGACCTGTTGTGGACTTACCGCAACCTGACTCCCCTACTAAACCGAATGTTTCACCACGTTTAATAGTGAAGCTAATGTCATCAATCGCACGTACTTCAGTTGATTTCCCAGCGTTAAAATATTGTTTCAAATTACGTACTTCAATTAAATTATCTGACATCACACAGTACCTCCCGTCTGTTCAACATAGTACCGGCTACCCTTAAATGTTTTCATACGTTCAATAACAAGCGCTGGCGGTTCAACCTGTGGTGCTTGTGGGTGCAATAACCATGTCGCAGCGTAATGTGTATCACTCACTTTAAAGAACGGAGCCCGACGTTCCATATCAATCTTCATGGCATATTCGCTCCGCAACGCGAAAGCATCACCTTTTGGAGGATTCAATAAATCAGGCGGTGTTCCCGGAATTGCATAAAGTTTTTGATCCGCTAAATCCATGGATGGCATAGAGCTTAGCAAGCCCCAAGTGTATGGGTGCTGTGGATTATAGAAGATTTCATCCACAGTGCCTATTTCAACAATTCGACCACCATACATAACAGCTACACGGTCTGCAACGTTTGCTACAACGCCTAGATCGTGCGTGATAAATATGATAGACGTATCTGTCTTCCTCTGGATTTCTTTCATTAACTCTAGAATCTGCGCTTGAATCGTTACATCTAGTGCCGTAGTTGGCTCATCTGCGATCAACACTTTCGGATTACATGCTAGCGCAATTGCAATAACGATACGCTGGCGTTGTCCGCCCGAAAATTGATGCGGATACATTTTATAACGATTTTCCGCATTAGGAATGCCTACAAGATTCAATAGCTCAATCGTTTGCTTGCGTGCTGCTGACTTGTTCAGCTTCTGATGTTTTAAGATAGGTTCCATAATTTGTCTACCAATTGTCATAGTCGGGTTTAATGAAGTCATTGGATCCTGGAAGATCATCGAAATGTCTTTCCCACGAATCTTTTGCATATCTTTTTCAGGGATCTTCGTTAGATCTTTTCCTTCAAATAAAATTTCTCCATTTTTATATTCAGCACTCGACTCTGGAAGAAGTCGCATGATCGATTTCGTTGTTACCGATTTACCTGATCCCGACTCACCTACGATTGCGAGCGTTTCACCTTTGTGTAAATCAAAGTTTACACCACGGATAGCTTTCACTTCACCTGCAAATGTATGGAAGGAAAGCTCGAGGTCTTTTACTTCTAATATTTTTGTCAACTTGCTCTCCTCCTCTTAATCTTTCATTTTAGGATCTAGTGCATCACGCAGTCCATCACCAATCAAGTTAAATGCAATCATAAGAACACTGATAACAATAGCCGGGAACAATAAGACGTATGGTTGATTCTCCATCACTTTATATCCGTCATTGATCAATGTACCTAATGAAGCAGCTGGTGGCTGGAGTCCAATTCCAATAAAGCTTAGAAATGCCTCAAAGAAAATGGCATTTGGAATCGTGAACATTGTATTGATGATAATAATTCCAAGCATATTCGGCAACAAGTGCTTTGTAATGATTTTGCCATCTTTGGCACCTAGCGTACGTGAAGCCAAAACGAACTCCTGGGATTTATATTTTAATGTCTGTGCTCGTACAATCCGCGACATCCCTATCCAACCGGTTATGGTGATGGCGACAATTATCGCAGTTATTCCTGGGTCCATGATCATAATCATCAAAATGACGACAATTAATGTAGGTATACCGATCAATATCTCAACAATCCGTTGCATGATGTCGTCTGTCCGTCCACCAAAGTATCCGGAAATCCCACCATAAGCTACCCCTATAACCATATCAATAGCCGCGGCTACAAATGCGATGAATAGTGATACACGAGAACCTTCCCAAAGTCGTGTAAATAAATCACGACCAAGTCCATCTGTACCAAACCAATAGTACTCATCAACTTTCTTCATTTCATATAGATTGACAGTTTTTCCAGCTAATTTACCGTCCCCATCAAATAGTCCTGTTGCTTCAATACCAGGAATTTTAGGTGGTAAGTTGGCGTGACGTAAGTTTTGCGTGTCACCCGCATGCCCATTTAAATGTGGACCGATTAATGCCATCAGTATAACTAACAGAAGAACGACCATACTGACAATAGCTGCTTTATTTTTACGGAGTCCTAACCATGCATCTTGCCAGAAACTCAAACTTGGTTTCTCTATACGTTCGGAATGATGCGCGTCAATTGTCACTCGCTCAAAATCTTCTGGTGTTAATTTTTCTTGTTCGTTTTCAATACGCATTATCCCTTACCTCCAGACACGCGGATACGTGGATCGATGACCCCGTATAAAATATCCACAATAAAAATAACTACTATGAGGAAGGCTGAGAACATTAATGTCGTACCCATGATCGTGGCATGGTCATTCGTCATGATAGACGATACGAATTGCTCACCAATTCCTGGAATAGCAAAAATTTGTTCTACTACAAGTGAACCGGTTACCAAGCCAGCTGCAAGTGGTCCGAGGACCGTGATTAAAGGTATTAATGCGTTTCGGAATGCGTGTTTGAAAGCAATTTCAAACCCATTGGCACCTTTTGCTTTTGCTAAAATAATATAATCTGAATTCAATACTTCTATCATCTCAGTCCGTATAAAGCGCGCGGATAGGGCTAGTGGCCCCATAGCGAGTGCAAGCGATGGCAGGACACTTGACTTCCAACCGTCATTCCACAAACCGACCGGTAATAGATGCCACTCTGAAGCAATCCAATATTGCAACAATGATGCAAATACAAAGGAAGGAATAGAAATACCTAGTATTGCCAAGAAGGTGCTTCCGTAATCCCAAAATGTATTATGCTTTAATGCTGCAAGCATACCAAGCAGGATACCGACAATGGTCCCGAAGACCATCGCTTGCGCTCCCAAGATTAAAGAAGGTTTCAATCTTTTAGCCAATAAGTCGTTGACACTCTTACCTTTAAATACAAAGGACGTCCCCAAGTCACCTTTAGCCAAATTTTTCATATAGATTGCATACTGCACAGGCTTAGGCTTATCGATCCCATATTTCTTTTCAACAATCGCTTTTTGTGTATCATTCAACTTATTGTAAGAAGCAATTGGTGAACCAGGCAATGTCTGCATGAGGAAAAAAGAGGCAGTTGCAATTAAAAATAGCGTTATAAACATATATACTATGCGTTTTCCAATATACTTAACCACGGTACGTTACACCTCCAAAAGAGTTTCTTACTTTACTTATTAGTAATCACTTGACAATTTTCGACAAAATACTTTTTAAATATTGCAACTATTCGCTGTTACTAAAAAGAGAGTATATGGAATACAGATCCCCATATACTCTCCCCTATTAAACTCAAGACTTTACAACGATACTATTACTTACCTGAAATATACGCCCACTTGAAGCTATAGTCCGCTCCGAATGGATGATCAACTAAGCCTTTGAAGTATGGCTTATGCAAGAAGATCAAACCACGTTGGTAAATTGGTGCAATTGCAGCGTCATCATCAAGTAGAATTTTCTCAGCTTGTGCGAATGCTTCATAACGCTCCTCAGGCTTAAGAGCCAATTCGCCTTTAGAATCTTCAATCAATTTATCGTACTCTGGATTAGAGTAAGACATCAAGTTATTTGTACCGTCTGTTACGAAAAGATCCAAGAATGAAATCGGATCCTGGAAGTCTGGTCCCCAACCTGATACTTGAATATCATAGTCTTGGTTGCCATCCAAATCCAAACGTACGGAGAATGGTACTTCTTTCAACGAAATTTTAAGTCCTTCTAGGTTACCTTCTAATTGAGACTTGAAGTACTCGTCCATTTTCTTAGAAAGTTCAGTGTCGCCACCAAGAATTTCTAGATCAAGAGATTCAACACCTAGTTCTTCAAGACCTTTTTTCCAATGATCTTGTGCTTCTTCCACATTGTACTCTAAGTGGTTGCCGCTTAAATCACGGAAGTCTTTTTCGTTTTCATCAAA
It encodes the following:
- the opp3b gene encoding oligopeptide ABC transporter permease — encoded protein: MVKYIGKRIVYMFITLFLIATASFFLMQTLPGSPIASYNKLNDTQKAIVEKKYGIDKPKPVQYAIYMKNLAKGDLGTSFVFKGKSVNDLLAKRLKPSLILGAQAMVFGTIVGILLGMLAALKHNTFWDYGSTFLAILGISIPSFVFASLLQYWIASEWHLLPVGLWNDGWKSSVLPSLALAMGPLALSARFIRTEMIEVLNSDYIILAKAKGANGFEIAFKHAFRNALIPLITVLGPLAAGLVTGSLVVEQIFAIPGIGEQFVSSIMTNDHATIMGTTLMFSAFLIVVIFIVDILYGVIDPRIRVSGGKG